The following coding sequences are from one Thunnus maccoyii chromosome 17, fThuMac1.1, whole genome shotgun sequence window:
- the LOC121881873 gene encoding protein FAM177A1-like isoform X2 — protein sequence MDVTYSTGMHGTSVVVGAASRDTKKTATMADISLYLTNVNVSIGQSMNMEQSPNPAKDFESVELGELDKREEQQQQEQQREKVPRRIIHFSSGETMEEYSTDEEEEEDKEPERKDLLSSPVDASKMTWGPYFWFHMWRAATSTISACDYLGERMASLFGITSAKYQYAIDEYYRMKKEREEEKEENCLSEVAERSFDQLRSHEDEPITMAEQPDGAATHPDVTYQIENENQAPSSTIRVPAIVTAN from the exons ATGGACGTTACGTACAGTACGGGGATGCACGGCACTTCCGTTGTTGTGGGCGCAGCATCCAGAGATACAAAGAAGACGGCGACAATGGCCGATATATCACTGTATCTCACTAACGTTAATGTGTCCATAGGACAGAGCATGAATATGGAGCAG AGTCCAAACCCAGCTAAGGACTTTGAGAGTGTGGAGCTTGGGGAGCTGGACAAGagagaagagcagcagcagcaggagcaacAGAGGGAGAAGGTTCCTCGCAGGATCATCCATTTCTCCAGCGGGGAGACCATGGAGGAGTACAGCACcgacgaggaggaggaagaggacaagGAGCCAGAGAGGAAAGACCTGCTGTCCTCCCCGGTCGATGCG TCAAAGATGACCTGGGGTCCGTACTTCTGGTTCCACATGTGGAGAGCTGCCACATCCACCATCTCAG CGTGTGACTACCTTGGGGAGAGGATGGCGTCCCTCTTCGGGATAACATCAGCCAAATATCAGTACGCCATTGACGAGTACTACAGGATGAAGAAAGAG cgagaggaagagaaggaggaaaactgcTTGTCAGAAGTGGCGGAACGATCCTTTGACCAGCTACGATCTCATGAGGACGAGCCAATCACCATGGCAGAACAGCCGGATGGGGCCGCCACTCACCCCGATGTGACCTATCAGATCGAGAACGAAAATCAGGCACCTTCGAGCACCATCAGAGTCCCTGCTATCGTCACGGCAAACTAA
- the LOC121881873 gene encoding protein FAM177A1-like isoform X1 produces the protein MDVTYSTGMHGTSVVVGAASRDTKKTATMADISLYLTNVNVSIGQSMNMEQSPNPAKDFESVELGELDKREEQQQQEQQREKVPRRIIHFSSGETMEEYSTDEEEEEDKEPERKDLLSSPVDAVRSKMTWGPYFWFHMWRAATSTISACDYLGERMASLFGITSAKYQYAIDEYYRMKKEREEEKEENCLSEVAERSFDQLRSHEDEPITMAEQPDGAATHPDVTYQIENENQAPSSTIRVPAIVTAN, from the exons ATGGACGTTACGTACAGTACGGGGATGCACGGCACTTCCGTTGTTGTGGGCGCAGCATCCAGAGATACAAAGAAGACGGCGACAATGGCCGATATATCACTGTATCTCACTAACGTTAATGTGTCCATAGGACAGAGCATGAATATGGAGCAG AGTCCAAACCCAGCTAAGGACTTTGAGAGTGTGGAGCTTGGGGAGCTGGACAAGagagaagagcagcagcagcaggagcaacAGAGGGAGAAGGTTCCTCGCAGGATCATCCATTTCTCCAGCGGGGAGACCATGGAGGAGTACAGCACcgacgaggaggaggaagaggacaagGAGCCAGAGAGGAAAGACCTGCTGTCCTCCCCGGTCGATGCGGTGAGG TCAAAGATGACCTGGGGTCCGTACTTCTGGTTCCACATGTGGAGAGCTGCCACATCCACCATCTCAG CGTGTGACTACCTTGGGGAGAGGATGGCGTCCCTCTTCGGGATAACATCAGCCAAATATCAGTACGCCATTGACGAGTACTACAGGATGAAGAAAGAG cgagaggaagagaaggaggaaaactgcTTGTCAGAAGTGGCGGAACGATCCTTTGACCAGCTACGATCTCATGAGGACGAGCCAATCACCATGGCAGAACAGCCGGATGGGGCCGCCACTCACCCCGATGTGACCTATCAGATCGAGAACGAAAATCAGGCACCTTCGAGCACCATCAGAGTCCCTGCTATCGTCACGGCAAACTAA